In the genome of Bradyrhizobium arachidis, one region contains:
- a CDS encoding arabinose transporter has protein sequence MPVTTMQPAAPLRVTATLLPIMAVVFLAFLVIGVAMPVLPLHVHDGLGFGTFVVGLVAGSQFAASLVSRPWAGHFSDRRGAKRGVVAGLVAAAASGLLYLLSLGFTEAPLASVTILLLGRGLLGGAESFIITAAVSWGLALVDSGNTGKVIAWVGSAMFAAFAIGAPAGAALYAAYGFAAIAIATAAAPLLALLFVAQLPTVAPVQQVRVPFAKVLGAVWVPGLGSALGSVGFGAVTTFVALLFASRGWANGWLAYTAYAVAFILARVFFSHLADAVGGARVALVCALIEAAGQALIWLATRPEMALAGAALTGFGFSLIYPGFGVEAVRRVPAQNRGLAMGAYTAFLDLAQGIASPALGLIATGARLNLLFLASALTVLCAALVAWWLLAHPLTVEGHQQ, from the coding sequence ATGCCGGTCACGACCATGCAGCCCGCTGCTCCGCTTCGCGTCACCGCGACGTTGCTGCCGATCATGGCGGTGGTCTTCCTCGCCTTCCTCGTCATCGGCGTGGCGATGCCGGTGCTGCCGCTCCACGTCCACGACGGATTGGGGTTCGGCACGTTCGTGGTCGGCCTCGTCGCCGGCAGCCAGTTCGCGGCATCCCTGGTCTCGCGGCCGTGGGCCGGTCACTTCTCGGATCGACGCGGGGCGAAGCGCGGCGTCGTCGCCGGCCTCGTCGCGGCCGCGGCGTCCGGGCTGTTGTACCTGCTCTCGCTTGGCTTCACCGAGGCTCCGCTGGCCTCGGTGACCATTCTGCTGCTCGGCCGCGGCCTGCTCGGCGGCGCCGAGAGCTTCATCATCACCGCCGCAGTCAGCTGGGGGCTGGCACTCGTCGACAGCGGCAACACCGGCAAGGTCATCGCCTGGGTCGGCTCGGCGATGTTCGCGGCCTTTGCCATCGGTGCGCCCGCAGGCGCCGCGCTCTACGCCGCCTACGGCTTTGCGGCGATCGCGATCGCGACGGCAGCGGCGCCGCTGCTGGCGCTGCTGTTCGTTGCCCAGCTTCCAACGGTGGCACCGGTGCAGCAGGTGCGCGTGCCGTTCGCAAAAGTGCTCGGCGCCGTATGGGTGCCGGGCTTGGGATCCGCGCTCGGCAGCGTCGGCTTCGGCGCGGTGACGACGTTCGTCGCTTTGCTGTTTGCCAGCCGCGGATGGGCCAATGGCTGGCTTGCCTACACGGCCTATGCCGTCGCCTTCATCCTCGCGCGCGTCTTCTTCAGTCATCTGGCCGATGCGGTCGGCGGCGCAAGGGTTGCACTTGTCTGTGCCTTGATCGAAGCCGCCGGGCAGGCCCTGATCTGGCTGGCGACCCGACCCGAGATGGCGCTGGCCGGCGCCGCACTGACCGGCTTCGGCTTCTCGCTGATCTATCCCGGCTTTGGCGTCGAGGCGGTGCGCCGCGTGCCGGCGCAGAATCGCGGCCTCGCCATGGGCGCCTACACCGCCTTTCTCGACCTCGCCCAGGGGATCGCCAGCCCCGCGCTCGGATTGATCGCAACAGGCGCGAGGCTGAACCTCCTGTTTCTCGCGAGCGCCCTCACCGTGCTCTGCGCCGCGCTGGTCGCCTGGTGGCTGCTCGCGCACCCGCTCACCGTCGAAGGACATCAACAATGA
- a CDS encoding carboxymuconolactone decarboxylase family protein: MRTLAPTLLSIWLVAGGPAAADPTAVKGANPMTISEDIRAVAPALEGYAQKFVIGDLWKRPGLSPRDRSIVTVAALIARDQTVELPHYLALALDNGVKPAEISEIITHLAFYTGWANAMDAIPAAKEVFKSRNIGTDQLPPASGPQLPLDEAAEKQRASRVGEQFGQITPSLVQYTTDVLFRDLWLRPALAPRDRSLVTVSALIATGQVAQITYHLNRAMDNGLTREEAGEVLGHLAFYAGWPNAFSAAPVIKDVIEKRPR; encoded by the coding sequence ATGAGAACGCTCGCACCCACCCTGTTGTCGATTTGGCTGGTCGCCGGCGGCCCCGCCGCCGCGGACCCAACAGCCGTCAAAGGAGCAAATCCCATGACGATATCGGAAGACATCCGCGCCGTTGCGCCAGCGCTCGAAGGCTACGCGCAAAAATTCGTCATCGGCGATCTCTGGAAGCGACCTGGACTCTCGCCGCGAGACCGCAGCATCGTCACGGTCGCGGCGTTGATCGCGCGCGACCAGACGGTCGAGCTGCCGCACTATCTGGCACTTGCGCTCGACAACGGCGTGAAGCCGGCGGAGATCTCGGAGATCATCACGCATCTGGCGTTCTACACCGGCTGGGCCAATGCGATGGATGCGATCCCGGCGGCGAAGGAGGTCTTCAAGAGCCGCAACATCGGAACCGATCAGCTTCCGCCGGCCTCGGGGCCGCAACTGCCGCTCGACGAAGCCGCGGAGAAGCAGCGGGCGAGCCGTGTCGGCGAGCAGTTCGGGCAGATCACGCCAAGCCTCGTGCAGTACACCACCGACGTGCTGTTCCGCGATCTCTGGCTAAGGCCCGCGCTGGCGCCACGCGACCGCAGCCTCGTCACCGTGAGCGCGCTCATCGCGACCGGTCAGGTCGCGCAGATCACCTACCATCTGAACCGCGCGATGGACAACGGGTTGACCCGCGAGGAAGCCGGCGAGGTGCTCGGTCATCTCGCCTTCTATGCCGGCTGGCCCAATGCGTTCTCTGCAGCGCCTGTTATCAAGGACGTCATCGAAAAGCGGCCGCGATGA
- a CDS encoding (R)-mandelonitrile lyase codes for MDIKRNGSRPSQKDPQDWFTGTVRIDPLFQAPDPARVGAGQVTFEPGARTAWHTHPLGQTLIVTAGLGWVQREGGAIEEIRPGDVVWFPPGLKHWHGASPTTAMTHIAIQESLGGKNVEWMEKVSDEQYRKP; via the coding sequence ATCGACATCAAGCGCAACGGATCGCGCCCTTCCCAAAAGGACCCACAGGACTGGTTCACCGGAACGGTGCGGATCGATCCGCTGTTCCAGGCGCCTGATCCGGCCCGGGTGGGCGCGGGCCAGGTCACCTTCGAGCCGGGTGCCCGCACTGCCTGGCACACACATCCGCTCGGGCAGACGCTCATCGTCACCGCGGGACTGGGCTGGGTGCAGCGCGAGGGCGGAGCCATCGAGGAGATCCGGCCCGGCGACGTCGTGTGGTTTCCGCCGGGACTAAAGCACTGGCACGGCGCGTCACCGACGACGGCGATGACCCATATCGCCATCCAGGAATCCCTGGGCGGCAAGAACGTGGAGTGGATGGAGAAAGTGAGCGACGAACAGTATCGGAAGCCGTGA
- a CDS encoding SDR family NAD(P)-dependent oxidoreductase — protein sequence MATIFITGSTDGLGRAAAQSLADQGHRVLLHARSAGRTGAIGELASRSAGIVVGDLARAADVRSIADQVNAIGRMDAIIHNAGVYTRPGRGATPGGHAETLAINTLAPYMLTALIERPGRLVYLSSGLHRGGEGSLDDLDWKKRAWDSAKAYAESKLHVVALAFTLARRWPKVLSNAVDPGWVRTKMGGAAAPVDLDTGQRTQAWLAVSEDPAALVSGRYWHHLAQQQPASEAADPEFQDELIEKLGRLTGVELPQV from the coding sequence ATGGCGACCATCTTCATCACCGGCAGCACCGACGGCCTCGGCCGGGCGGCGGCGCAATCGCTCGCCGATCAGGGTCACCGCGTGCTGCTGCACGCGCGATCGGCGGGTCGCACCGGCGCGATCGGTGAGCTCGCATCGCGCTCTGCCGGGATCGTGGTCGGCGATCTCGCGCGGGCCGCAGACGTGAGGAGCATCGCAGACCAGGTCAACGCGATCGGACGGATGGATGCGATCATCCACAATGCCGGCGTCTACACGCGGCCGGGCCGTGGCGCGACGCCGGGGGGCCATGCCGAAACGCTGGCCATCAATACGCTTGCACCGTACATGCTGACCGCTTTGATCGAACGGCCCGGCCGATTGGTGTATCTCAGCAGCGGATTGCACCGGGGTGGCGAGGGCTCGCTCGATGATCTCGACTGGAAAAAGCGGGCGTGGGATTCGGCCAAGGCCTATGCCGAGAGCAAGCTGCACGTCGTCGCACTGGCCTTCACGCTGGCAAGACGCTGGCCCAAGGTCCTGAGCAACGCCGTCGATCCCGGCTGGGTCCGCACCAAGATGGGCGGCGCGGCCGCGCCGGTCGATCTCGACACCGGGCAACGGACCCAGGCCTGGCTGGCGGTGAGCGAGGATCCCGCTGCTCTGGTCAGCGGGCGCTATTGGCATCATCTCGCGCAGCAGCAGCCGGCCAGCGAGGCCGCCGATCCGGAGTTTCAGGACGAGCTCATCGAGAAGTTAGGCAGGCTGACGGGGGTTGAATTGCCGCAGGTCTAG